The following proteins are co-located in the Paraburkholderia phytofirmans PsJN genome:
- a CDS encoding CpaF family protein, with translation MAKEIEFADDAPSFAHSQQFQDIKNAAHEHLLTRIEELGSEFGRWSRNAINQFVDLEMDSFVRLRRIPINESEVRLIAEALTKELAGFGPIEDLLADPAVEDILINGYNDVYVSRHGILTRIQVRFADNAHLLRIVRRILAPIGRRLDESNPMVDARLPNGGRVNVVIEPLSIDGPIVSIRKFRKDPMRPDDLLGNGTYSPEIGALLEAAVAARCNVLVSGGTSSGKTSLLNALAFHIPEPERVVTIEDTAELSLNHPHVVRLESRPGGFDGSGIVTIRDLLRNTLRMRPDRIIVGEVRGGEVLEMLQAMNTGHDGSMGTVHASSPRECLYRLEMLAGFAGFQGTESSLRRQIANAIDFIVQIGRLSNGRRRILSITEVTGLSDNIIATQELYRYEPILTAEGDELDNWVSLGIHPHSPKLARFRQALGGGEAGNAFGNAGFGGSGGGGFGGGSGGFGGGGGFGGGFNV, from the coding sequence ATGGCAAAAGAGATCGAATTTGCCGACGACGCGCCTTCGTTCGCGCATAGCCAGCAGTTCCAGGACATCAAGAACGCGGCGCACGAACATCTGCTCACGCGCATCGAAGAACTCGGCTCCGAGTTCGGCCGCTGGTCGCGTAACGCGATCAACCAGTTCGTCGATCTGGAGATGGACAGCTTCGTCAGGCTGCGCCGGATACCGATCAACGAGAGCGAGGTGCGCCTGATCGCCGAGGCGCTGACCAAGGAACTCGCGGGCTTCGGTCCGATCGAGGATCTGCTCGCCGATCCGGCCGTCGAAGACATTCTGATCAACGGCTACAACGACGTGTACGTGTCGCGCCACGGCATTCTCACGCGCATCCAGGTGCGCTTTGCCGATAACGCGCATCTGCTGCGGATCGTGCGGCGCATTCTTGCGCCGATCGGCCGGCGCCTGGACGAATCGAATCCGATGGTGGATGCGCGTTTGCCGAACGGCGGCCGCGTGAACGTGGTAATCGAACCGCTCTCGATCGACGGCCCGATCGTCTCGATCCGCAAGTTCCGCAAGGATCCGATGCGGCCCGACGATCTGCTCGGCAACGGCACTTATAGCCCGGAAATCGGCGCGCTGCTCGAGGCCGCGGTGGCGGCGCGCTGCAATGTGCTGGTGTCGGGCGGCACGAGTTCGGGCAAGACCTCGCTGCTCAACGCGCTGGCCTTTCATATTCCCGAGCCGGAACGGGTCGTGACGATCGAGGACACCGCGGAACTGTCGCTGAACCATCCGCACGTGGTGCGGCTCGAAAGCCGCCCGGGCGGTTTCGACGGCTCGGGCATCGTGACGATTCGCGACCTGCTGCGCAATACGTTGCGGATGCGGCCGGACCGCATCATCGTCGGCGAAGTGCGCGGTGGCGAAGTGCTCGAAATGCTGCAGGCGATGAACACCGGCCACGACGGCTCGATGGGCACCGTGCACGCCAGCTCGCCGCGCGAATGCCTGTACCGGCTCGAAATGCTGGCTGGTTTCGCGGGCTTCCAGGGCACCGAGTCGAGTCTGCGCCGCCAGATCGCCAACGCGATCGACTTCATCGTACAGATCGGGCGGCTTTCCAACGGGCGTCGGCGGATTCTGTCGATCACGGAAGTCACGGGGCTGTCGGACAACATCATCGCGACTCAGGAGCTGTATCGCTATGAGCCTATCCTGACGGCCGAAGGCGACGAGCTCGACAACTGGGTTTCGCTGGGCATTCATCCGCACTCGCCGAAGCTGGCGCGTTTCCGTCAGGCGCTGGGAGGCGGTGAAGCAGGCAATGCGTTCGGCAACGCGGGCTTCGGCGGATCGGGCGGCGGCGGTTTCGGTGGCGGCAGTGGTGGCTTCGGCGGTGGCGGCGGCTTCGGCGGAGGCTTCAATGTCTAG